One region of Vibrio sp. FE10 genomic DNA includes:
- a CDS encoding FGGY-family carbohydrate kinase: MNYYIGIDSGGTFMKAALFNAKGEQQGLARVSASVINEKQGWVERDLDALWGNAVDVIKQLLEATKVDPLNIKGLSISAQGKGVYLLDKKGQNLGHGIMSSDSRSLPIVKEWLEQGKAQEIYPTTLQTLWTGHPVSILRWIKENDAKRYNNIGAVMMSHDYLRYRLTGEVTAELTNISESNFFNSISGKYDKALLETFGIEEIWDALPPIVKPQQQAGRITAAIAKETGLALGTPVFGGLFDVVSTTICSGINSSEDTLNYVMGTWAVTSGISKQVTQEAHNFVYGHYAVDNEYIIHEASPTSAGNYEWFADYLGENGQLNHQQNQALVEALDPASSSIYFVPFLYGSNQGLGLKSGFYGLQSHHTKGHLIQAIWEGILFCHNIHLERMRQRFPKANILKVTGGPVSSPVWMQMLADLTGMTVEISDVDETGSLGAAMMAMVGAGEFASLEECTQAITNSTSRVEPNPEHYDTYQKKYKHYQRLVQLFKQFEDEIDV, encoded by the coding sequence ATGAATTACTACATTGGAATTGATTCTGGCGGCACTTTTATGAAAGCCGCGTTGTTTAACGCAAAAGGTGAACAACAAGGCCTTGCTCGTGTATCAGCGAGCGTCATCAACGAGAAGCAAGGCTGGGTAGAACGGGATCTAGATGCTTTATGGGGAAACGCGGTCGACGTCATTAAACAGCTTCTAGAAGCCACAAAAGTCGATCCATTAAACATCAAAGGCTTAAGCATTTCAGCCCAAGGCAAAGGCGTTTACCTTCTTGATAAAAAAGGACAAAACCTTGGTCATGGCATTATGTCTTCAGACTCGCGTTCGCTGCCCATTGTTAAAGAATGGCTAGAACAGGGTAAAGCACAAGAGATCTATCCAACCACACTGCAAACGCTTTGGACAGGTCATCCTGTATCGATTCTTCGTTGGATCAAAGAAAACGATGCCAAACGATACAACAATATTGGCGCAGTTATGATGTCTCACGACTACCTTCGCTATCGCTTAACGGGCGAAGTTACTGCAGAGCTGACCAATATTTCAGAAAGTAACTTTTTCAACTCAATCTCTGGTAAGTATGACAAAGCACTTCTGGAGACATTTGGCATTGAAGAAATTTGGGATGCGCTCCCACCCATTGTAAAGCCTCAGCAGCAAGCAGGGAGAATCACCGCAGCCATCGCCAAAGAGACAGGCCTTGCACTTGGAACGCCTGTGTTTGGTGGGTTATTTGATGTGGTATCAACAACGATCTGCTCTGGAATCAACTCTTCAGAAGACACCCTGAATTACGTAATGGGCACATGGGCGGTAACGTCTGGTATCTCAAAGCAAGTGACTCAAGAAGCGCACAACTTTGTTTACGGCCATTACGCCGTCGATAACGAATACATCATTCATGAAGCGAGCCCGACTTCTGCGGGTAACTATGAATGGTTTGCTGACTACCTTGGTGAAAATGGCCAGCTTAACCACCAGCAAAATCAAGCGTTAGTGGAAGCATTAGATCCGGCATCAAGCAGCATCTATTTTGTGCCATTCCTCTACGGTTCTAACCAAGGGCTCGGTCTAAAGTCAGGCTTCTATGGCCTGCAATCACACCATACCAAAGGCCACCTGATTCAAGCTATTTGGGAAGGCATTTTATTCTGTCACAACATTCACCTTGAACGTATGCGTCAACGCTTTCCAAAAGCCAACATACTGAAAGTGACAGGCGGCCCAGTATCTAGTCCTGTGTGGATGCAAATGCTGGCTGACCTTACCGGAATGACCGTTGAAATATCAGACGTTGATGAAACCGGTTCATTAGGTGCTGCAATGATGGCAATGGTCGGTGCTGGTGAGTTCGCTTCATTAGAAGAATGTACTCAAGCTATCACTAATTCTACGTCACGTGTCGAGCCGAACCCTGAACACTACGACACTTACCAAAAGAAATATAAGCACTATCAAAGACTGGTGCAGCTCTTTAAACAATTTGAGGATGAAATAGATGTCTAA
- a CDS encoding IclR family transcriptional regulator: MSEQIKSLSKALTVLEFLGNYPNGVSLQKVSEGTGFNKSSVHRILATFEASGYVAQMCSGKEYRLTMKLVQLGHAAINSDVTGTVKPYLSELLDDVNETVNFLSFDADNIIFKDKFEPVNSSFRTRTYVGLHSPMYCSAAGKCYLAFSSESVRETYWKRNVSTMKPLTENTILDKSQFFGVLDKIKSRGYALDDEENEAGISCVAVPIFDKNNSPVYAVSVSSLTPKMKALGYEEIASRIQDITTRIEQQLF; this comes from the coding sequence ATGAGTGAGCAAATTAAATCGTTGTCTAAAGCACTGACCGTATTGGAATTCCTTGGGAATTATCCTAATGGCGTTTCGCTACAAAAAGTGTCTGAAGGGACTGGCTTCAACAAGTCATCTGTCCACCGTATTTTAGCAACGTTTGAAGCCTCTGGTTATGTTGCTCAAATGTGTTCAGGTAAAGAATATCGCTTAACAATGAAGTTGGTTCAGCTTGGACACGCTGCTATCAATTCTGATGTCACTGGCACCGTTAAGCCATACCTATCTGAGCTACTCGACGATGTGAATGAAACGGTTAACTTTCTCTCTTTTGATGCTGACAACATCATTTTTAAAGACAAGTTTGAACCCGTTAATTCTTCCTTTAGAACTCGAACCTACGTAGGGCTACATTCTCCAATGTACTGCTCAGCGGCAGGAAAATGTTACTTAGCATTTAGCTCTGAGAGCGTTCGAGAAACCTATTGGAAACGTAATGTCAGCACAATGAAGCCGTTAACTGAAAACACGATTCTCGACAAGTCTCAGTTTTTTGGTGTTCTCGATAAAATTAAGAGTCGTGGTTATGCGCTCGATGATGAAGAGAACGAAGCGGGTATTTCTTGTGTTGCTGTCCCTATTTTTGACAAGAACAATTCTCCTGTATACGCGGTTAGCGTCTCTTCGCTTACGCCAAAAATGAAAGCTCTCGGCTACGAAGAGATCGCTAGCAGAATTCAAGACATAACAACGCGTATAGAACAACAACTCTTTTAA
- a CDS encoding TRAP transporter small permease, with product MQSVLKSIWKSIDVIMAVILTCMVALVFTNVVLRYGFSSGLRPSVELSRLGLVWVVMLGAAVVLRRGEHLAVAEFSERLFPKAVPVLRRICWVIVLISVGMLYVGSYRQMMSNWSDISQLTGLPSALFYLAGVVSGLLMGVIAFVRIFKPDWQLDSLDEEKE from the coding sequence ATGCAAAGTGTATTAAAGAGTATTTGGAAAAGTATCGATGTCATCATGGCGGTCATTCTGACCTGTATGGTTGCACTCGTATTTACTAACGTAGTTTTACGTTATGGCTTTTCTTCTGGTCTTCGTCCCTCTGTAGAACTATCTCGCCTTGGTCTTGTATGGGTTGTCATGCTCGGTGCTGCCGTTGTGCTGCGCCGAGGTGAACACCTCGCTGTTGCGGAATTTTCTGAACGACTCTTCCCAAAAGCAGTACCCGTACTAAGACGTATCTGCTGGGTAATAGTACTGATTTCTGTAGGCATGCTTTACGTCGGTTCATACCGTCAAATGATGTCTAACTGGTCAGATATTTCTCAGCTTACAGGGCTTCCTTCAGCATTGTTTTACTTAGCCGGTGTGGTGTCAGGTTTGTTAATGGGCGTGATTGCCTTTGTTCGAATCTTCAAGCCCGACTGGCAGCTAGATAGCTTAGATGAGGAGAAAGAATAA
- a CDS encoding DctP family TRAP transporter solute-binding subunit, with the protein MKTLLKLTLLASTIAMSSSAFAATTLKLAHAAPESDLQQDLSLFFKKEVEARSNGEIKVNIYPQGQLGSDKQMIDGSRAGIVDLAMVGLNNYNGLMPESAAFTLPFMFPDRQTAYKVLDGEPGKEVLANFEKFGLKGLGFPENGYRNMTNNEKPIRIPSDVEGLQMRVNGSKALNDMFNELGANPQQLPVSELYTALETGVVDSQDHPISVTLSFKFDEVQKYLSLTQHAYSPLVLTMNLRKFDKLTEDEQKIIEEVSAEAVAMQRELSIQKEDKMIAQLEANGMQVNRDVDGAAFQQAIQPVWSAYIEKNGDVMINKIKLAAK; encoded by the coding sequence ATGAAAACCCTACTAAAACTTACTTTACTCGCTTCGACTATCGCAATGAGCTCTAGCGCTTTTGCCGCTACGACTTTGAAACTGGCGCACGCAGCACCAGAGTCAGACTTACAACAAGATCTTTCTTTGTTCTTCAAGAAAGAAGTTGAAGCTCGTTCAAATGGCGAAATCAAAGTAAACATCTACCCACAAGGTCAATTGGGCAGTGATAAGCAGATGATCGATGGTTCTCGAGCAGGCATTGTGGATTTGGCTATGGTTGGCTTGAACAACTACAACGGTCTAATGCCTGAATCTGCAGCATTCACTCTGCCGTTCATGTTCCCAGATCGTCAAACCGCATACAAAGTACTGGACGGCGAACCGGGTAAAGAAGTTTTAGCTAACTTTGAAAAATTCGGTCTTAAAGGTCTAGGTTTCCCTGAAAATGGTTACCGCAACATGACTAACAACGAAAAACCTATTCGTATTCCTTCTGATGTTGAAGGCCTACAAATGCGTGTGAATGGTTCTAAAGCTCTAAACGACATGTTCAACGAGCTAGGTGCTAACCCGCAACAACTTCCAGTATCAGAACTCTACACAGCACTTGAAACCGGCGTTGTTGACTCTCAAGACCACCCAATTTCTGTAACGCTGTCTTTCAAGTTTGATGAAGTACAAAAATACCTAAGCCTTACACAACATGCTTACTCACCATTAGTTCTAACAATGAACCTACGTAAGTTCGACAAGCTAACTGAAGATGAGCAAAAGATTATCGAAGAAGTTTCTGCTGAAGCCGTAGCAATGCAACGTGAGCTAAGCATCCAGAAAGAAGACAAGATGATTGCTCAACTAGAAGCAAACGGCATGCAAGTAAACCGTGACGTTGATGGTGCTGCTTTCCAACAAGCTATCCAACCAGTTTGGAGCGCTTACATCGAGAAAAATGGCGATGTGATGATCAACAAGATCAAACTAGCAGCTAAGTAA
- a CDS encoding MFS transporter, producing MRVFPLKDAPLVLLSLIFFIWGLITVSSNSLIPHYKEAFSLDYKMAMLFPMAFFITRITVSLPTSFVMAKIGYRTTLKFCLIWCLLGCLAMAYLVRGEELVPTLIGILLMASGVSAIQVVSSPYVSLLSTPDKSVIRQSVATASNSVGTVLGPLVLTAVILVAASFNVDNTAHQVSFLFLIIALFFFGLLVFFSKMTLPDIKPKQMTGFWRGLTLLTKNQQFMKLALVLLLYIGVEVSFGTFTIAYLADQQYGDLGLVFATQIIALYWVFMFVGRVLFAKFGNTVNKHYLFSLSCVIAALISAVAVYQNYVWVGYLMLVVGLCNSALYPIIYAQALHASGKQNSQGAAILIMCSIGGVILPFAQASLIDELSLSTSYIAPALAYVLMMILYWSSLKNRL from the coding sequence ATGAGAGTATTCCCGTTAAAAGATGCCCCACTGGTCTTACTGTCTCTGATCTTTTTTATCTGGGGTTTAATTACCGTTTCAAGTAACTCGCTAATTCCACATTACAAAGAAGCTTTCTCTCTCGATTATAAAATGGCGATGCTATTTCCCATGGCCTTTTTTATCACCCGAATTACGGTGTCGCTTCCAACGTCATTTGTCATGGCAAAAATTGGCTATAGAACTACGCTGAAGTTCTGCTTGATCTGGTGCCTTCTGGGCTGCCTAGCCATGGCATATTTAGTACGAGGAGAAGAGCTTGTTCCAACACTAATTGGTATCTTATTAATGGCCTCAGGCGTGTCCGCGATTCAAGTAGTGAGTTCACCTTACGTATCACTACTCTCGACACCCGATAAGAGCGTAATACGTCAAAGTGTCGCAACGGCATCGAACTCCGTTGGCACTGTGCTTGGCCCGTTAGTGCTGACCGCTGTCATTCTCGTAGCTGCAAGTTTTAACGTCGACAACACCGCCCATCAAGTTTCGTTTCTGTTCTTGATCATCGCCCTGTTCTTTTTCGGCTTGCTGGTATTTTTTAGCAAAATGACGCTCCCAGATATCAAGCCAAAACAGATGACTGGCTTTTGGCGAGGGTTAACGCTTCTAACTAAAAATCAACAGTTTATGAAGTTAGCGTTGGTACTGTTGCTGTACATTGGTGTAGAAGTCAGTTTTGGTACTTTTACTATTGCGTATCTTGCCGACCAGCAATATGGCGACCTTGGTTTGGTATTCGCAACACAGATCATCGCTCTTTATTGGGTATTCATGTTTGTTGGAAGAGTGTTATTTGCCAAGTTTGGAAACACAGTAAACAAGCACTATCTCTTCTCGCTGTCTTGCGTTATTGCAGCTTTGATTAGCGCCGTTGCGGTCTATCAAAATTATGTTTGGGTTGGCTATTTGATGCTTGTCGTAGGGCTATGTAATTCTGCGCTCTACCCTATCATTTACGCACAAGCGCTACATGCATCAGGTAAGCAAAACTCACAAGGGGCAGCAATTCTCATTATGTGTTCAATTGGAGGAGTTATTTTGCCATTCGCACAGGCGAGCTTGATTGATGAGCTTTCGCTGAGCACGAGTTATATTGCGCCCGCATTAGCGTATGTATTAATGATGATTTTGTACTGGTCTAGTTTAAAGAATCGTCTTTAA
- a CDS encoding TRAP transporter large permease subunit codes for MTLAIFLSVLIVSILLGLPVAFALLLSSMALMLHMDFFSADILAQSLINGVDSFTLLAIPFFLIAGEVMASGGLSQRIVRLATTYVGHRQGGLGYVAIMTSVLLAGLSGSAVADAAALVSILYPMMKAAKYPEAPSMGLLASGGIIAPVIPPSIPLILVGVAGGISIKNLFLGGIVPGLLMGMTLMFVWRWTVRKENLATSEKATKAEKRVALKDGVWALMLPVIIIVGIRFGIFTPTEAAVVAATYAIFISTFVYKELSIKKFYHIVLNAGRSTAMVMFLVGCAMVAAWLITVAQLPQQLAEMLGPLVDSPRLLMAVIMLLVLCVGMVMDLSPTILILVPLLMPVIKMAGIDPTYFGLLFVINCSIGLITPPVGTVLNVVCGVARVPMSTAVKGVLPFIAAYMALLTLFVIFPSIITVPMSFVIG; via the coding sequence ATGACGTTAGCCATTTTCTTATCGGTATTGATTGTCTCAATCTTACTTGGTCTTCCTGTTGCGTTTGCACTGTTATTGTCTTCAATGGCGCTGATGCTTCACATGGACTTCTTTAGTGCAGACATTCTTGCGCAGTCTTTAATTAATGGTGTCGACAGCTTCACTCTGCTTGCCATTCCATTCTTCCTCATTGCGGGTGAAGTGATGGCATCAGGAGGCCTGTCACAGCGTATTGTTCGCCTAGCAACCACTTACGTTGGTCATCGCCAAGGTGGCTTGGGTTACGTTGCAATCATGACTTCGGTACTGCTTGCTGGCCTTTCTGGCTCAGCTGTAGCAGATGCAGCAGCCTTGGTCAGTATTCTTTACCCAATGATGAAAGCCGCGAAATACCCAGAAGCACCTTCAATGGGCTTACTTGCTTCAGGCGGTATCATAGCACCCGTTATTCCACCTTCAATCCCTCTGATCCTTGTAGGTGTTGCTGGCGGTATCTCGATCAAAAACCTATTCCTAGGCGGCATCGTTCCTGGCTTATTAATGGGTATGACATTGATGTTTGTATGGCGCTGGACAGTCCGCAAAGAAAACCTAGCAACATCAGAAAAAGCGACAAAAGCAGAAAAGCGCGTAGCACTTAAAGATGGTGTATGGGCCTTAATGCTGCCAGTCATCATCATTGTTGGTATTCGCTTCGGCATCTTTACACCAACGGAAGCCGCTGTAGTAGCCGCAACTTACGCAATCTTCATCTCTACGTTTGTGTACAAAGAGCTCTCGATTAAGAAGTTCTACCACATCGTACTGAACGCTGGTCGCTCGACCGCAATGGTTATGTTCTTGGTGGGTTGTGCAATGGTTGCAGCGTGGCTAATTACAGTTGCTCAGCTACCTCAACAACTTGCAGAAATGTTAGGTCCACTGGTGGATAGCCCACGCCTGTTAATGGCAGTAATTATGTTGCTCGTACTTTGTGTCGGCATGGTTATGGACTTGAGCCCAACGATTCTAATCCTTGTACCCCTTTTAATGCCTGTCATCAAGATGGCTGGAATTGACCCAACGTACTTCGGCCTACTGTTCGTTATTAACTGTTCAATTGGCTTGATTACGCCTCCTGTAGGCACCGTACTAAACGTAGTGTGTGGTGTAGCTAGAGTACCAATGTCGACCGCCGTGAAAGGTGTATTGCCCTTCATCGCAGCTTACATGGCTCTGCTCACACTGTTTGTCATCTTCCCAAGCATTATCACTGTGCCAATGTCGTTTGTCATTGGTTAA
- a CDS encoding L-ribulose-5-phosphate 3-epimerase, whose product MFDSKNKFRLGIYEKAMPTTLTWEERLIHAKEAGFDFVEISVDETDERRARLDWSDEEIYELRRLCEKHQMPFQSMCLSAHRKFPFGSMDDAIRTESLIIMEKAISLAYKLGIRCIQMAGYDVYYEPQSAETHARFIEGMQQATKMAERAGIMLGVEIMDTPYLNSLSKFEVLKREIPSPYFMAYPDVGNISGWNYDVCTELKLSRDHLVQVHLKDTLRVSETCKGQFRDLVIGEGQVDFPAIFKTLAEIDYSAPLVIEMWAQNDNWLDDIKQAKATLKSIANQSGFEL is encoded by the coding sequence ATGTTTGATTCTAAAAACAAATTCAGATTAGGTATTTACGAAAAAGCGATGCCAACCACCCTTACATGGGAAGAGCGTTTGATTCACGCTAAAGAAGCTGGCTTCGACTTTGTAGAAATTTCAGTGGATGAAACCGATGAGCGACGTGCTCGTTTAGATTGGTCAGACGAAGAAATTTATGAGCTTCGCCGTCTATGTGAAAAGCATCAAATGCCTTTCCAATCAATGTGCCTAAGCGCACACCGTAAGTTTCCGTTTGGCTCAATGGATGATGCTATTCGCACTGAATCGCTGATCATCATGGAAAAAGCGATTTCATTGGCTTACAAGCTTGGTATTCGTTGTATTCAAATGGCGGGATACGATGTGTACTACGAGCCGCAATCGGCTGAAACACACGCTCGCTTCATTGAAGGTATGCAGCAAGCCACCAAAATGGCAGAACGCGCAGGCATCATGCTAGGTGTTGAGATTATGGATACTCCATACCTGAACTCATTGAGCAAGTTTGAAGTATTAAAACGTGAGATCCCATCGCCTTACTTCATGGCTTACCCAGATGTCGGCAATATTTCTGGTTGGAACTACGACGTGTGTACAGAGCTTAAACTAAGCCGTGATCACCTAGTACAAGTTCACCTAAAAGACACGCTACGAGTTTCAGAAACCTGCAAAGGTCAGTTCCGAGATCTTGTTATCGGTGAAGGCCAAGTCGACTTCCCTGCTATTTTCAAAACACTCGCTGAAATTGATTACAGCGCACCATTAGTGATTGAAATGTGGGCACAAAACGACAACTGGTTAGACGATATCAAACAAGCAAAAGCAACGTTGAAATCTATCGCTAACCAATCTGGCTTTGAACTGTAA
- a CDS encoding L-ribulose-5-phosphate 4-epimerase, whose translation MSQQQKTYQELKERVFAANLQLPKYGLVTFTWGNVSEIDRERGVIAIKPSGVEYDVMTADDIVVLDLEGNRIEGKLNPSSDTATHIELYKAFPTIGGIVHTHSRNATIWAQAGRDIPALGTTHADYFYGDVPCTRLLTKAEIESDYEKNTGLVIIEEFNQRDIDPQAMPGVIIAGHAPFTWGKDGSDAVHNAVVMEEIAAMATATRAISPEVAIQPELLDKHYNRKHGKNSYYGQK comes from the coding sequence ATGTCTCAACAACAAAAAACATACCAAGAATTAAAAGAACGCGTGTTCGCAGCAAACTTGCAGCTTCCTAAATATGGCTTAGTGACTTTCACTTGGGGCAATGTCTCTGAGATCGACCGCGAACGTGGCGTGATTGCAATAAAACCGTCAGGTGTTGAATACGATGTAATGACGGCAGATGACATCGTTGTTCTCGATTTAGAAGGCAACCGCATTGAAGGCAAGCTGAACCCTTCAAGCGACACGGCTACGCACATTGAGCTTTACAAAGCCTTCCCAACCATTGGCGGCATCGTTCACACGCACTCTCGTAACGCAACAATTTGGGCACAAGCCGGCCGAGACATTCCAGCGCTGGGCACAACACACGCCGATTACTTCTACGGTGATGTACCTTGTACTCGCCTGCTAACAAAAGCTGAGATCGAATCTGATTACGAGAAAAACACAGGCTTGGTGATCATCGAAGAATTCAACCAACGTGATATCGACCCGCAAGCAATGCCAGGTGTCATCATCGCAGGCCACGCACCATTTACATGGGGCAAGGATGGTTCAGATGCAGTGCACAATGCAGTGGTAATGGAAGAGATTGCTGCCATGGCAACAGCCACTCGCGCTATCAGTCCAGAAGTAGCGATTCAACCTGAGCTGCTAGATAAACACTACAACCGTAAACACGGCAAGAACTCATACTACGGACAGAAGTAA
- a CDS encoding 3-keto-L-gulonate-6-phosphate decarboxylase UlaD has product MSKPLLQMALDATDIVTALASIEHVADKLDVIEIGTILAFAHGVDSVRILREKYPNHIIVCDMKITDASAILTRLAMDAGANWVTVSAAAHIETIRSAKKVTDEFDGEVQIELYGHWTMEDAQAWVDMGIKQAIYHRSRDAELAGVSWTEEDLYKMQNLSNLGIELSITGGIVPDDLHLFKNLSAKSFIAGRALAGSNGRDIAENFHTEIGKHW; this is encoded by the coding sequence ATGTCTAAGCCCTTGTTACAAATGGCACTGGATGCCACTGATATCGTCACAGCGTTAGCCTCAATAGAGCATGTTGCAGATAAGTTAGATGTAATTGAAATCGGGACGATTTTAGCCTTCGCCCATGGCGTAGACAGCGTAAGAATCCTACGAGAAAAATACCCAAATCACATCATTGTCTGTGACATGAAAATCACCGATGCCAGTGCCATATTAACGCGCCTGGCGATGGATGCCGGCGCTAACTGGGTAACAGTAAGTGCAGCAGCACACATCGAAACTATTCGTTCAGCGAAGAAAGTAACGGATGAATTCGACGGCGAAGTGCAAATTGAGCTGTATGGGCACTGGACAATGGAAGATGCGCAAGCTTGGGTCGACATGGGTATTAAACAAGCAATTTATCACCGTTCACGTGATGCGGAGCTTGCTGGTGTGAGCTGGACCGAAGAAGATTTATATAAAATGCAGAATTTATCGAATCTAGGAATTGAACTATCCATCACTGGTGGTATTGTTCCTGACGATCTGCATTTGTTTAAGAATCTGTCTGCAAAGTCATTTATTGCTGGCCGAGCGTTAGCCGGTAGCAACGGACGTGACATCGCAGAAAACTTCCATACTGAAATAGGTAAACACTGGTAG
- a CDS encoding Cof-type HAD-IIB family hydrolase, which translates to MALDLDGTVLNSQHTISQELVEAIKQVAQHTHVVIVTGRHHVAAKPYYDLLGLSTPIICCNGTYIFDYQNDTVIQENAIDKEIAAEFITLSQAHDLKMVMYVRDAMLYSRARPIEYMEALLTWSQTFPESQRPNIQKVDDFQHEAQISEYVWKFVVEGEVNTFAEIPFVKENFNGERSWIDRVDFAATGNSKGNALTRYIEPLGISLEQCVAIGDNHNDISMLKAAGLGIAMQNADDTVKSSANLITPKNNDDKTGLATLLQDLFSAH; encoded by the coding sequence TTGGCGTTAGATCTCGATGGGACGGTGCTCAACTCGCAGCACACTATTAGCCAAGAGTTAGTTGAAGCCATCAAGCAAGTCGCTCAACACACTCATGTGGTTATCGTTACGGGTCGCCATCATGTCGCGGCAAAACCTTATTACGATCTGCTTGGTTTATCGACTCCAATAATTTGTTGCAATGGCACTTACATCTTTGATTACCAGAACGATACGGTCATTCAAGAAAACGCAATCGACAAAGAAATTGCGGCTGAGTTTATCACCCTATCTCAAGCTCATGATCTGAAGATGGTGATGTATGTGCGTGATGCAATGCTCTACTCGAGAGCACGCCCTATTGAATACATGGAAGCGCTACTGACGTGGTCTCAAACCTTTCCAGAAAGCCAGCGACCAAACATTCAAAAGGTCGACGACTTCCAACATGAAGCACAAATTTCAGAGTATGTGTGGAAATTTGTCGTTGAAGGTGAAGTAAACACATTCGCAGAGATTCCTTTTGTGAAAGAGAACTTCAACGGCGAACGATCTTGGATTGATCGTGTCGATTTCGCAGCAACAGGTAATAGCAAAGGCAATGCCTTGACTCGCTACATTGAGCCGCTCGGTATCAGCCTAGAGCAGTGTGTCGCGATTGGTGATAACCACAATGACATTTCGATGCTTAAAGCAGCAGGACTTGGCATCGCAATGCAAAATGCAGATGACACCGTAAAAAGCTCAGCCAACCTAATCACGCCCAAAAACAATGATGATAAGACAGGGTTAGCGACGCTTTTACAAGACCTATTTAGTGCCCATTAA
- a CDS encoding YhcH/YjgK/YiaL family protein — MLVGNTQPTQISKSYPVVIQNVLEYLNSLDQEKLALGRHELPGFDSKQAWFVVLEYDKEPLGNFQPEVHKYHSDLQIILEGSEVMAWAIDTGEHSNAQPYNQERDLQFYEYPGIELSFIHAKRNQFYLFTPNIVHITNIENDDSQPVRKLVVKIHNDLLEAK; from the coding sequence ATGTTAGTCGGAAATACTCAACCTACGCAGATCAGCAAGTCGTACCCTGTCGTTATTCAAAACGTGCTTGAGTACTTGAACAGTCTCGACCAAGAAAAACTCGCATTAGGTCGCCATGAACTCCCTGGTTTTGATTCAAAACAGGCATGGTTTGTTGTGTTGGAATACGACAAAGAGCCTTTAGGAAACTTCCAACCTGAAGTCCATAAATACCATTCTGATCTACAGATCATTCTCGAAGGTTCTGAAGTAATGGCTTGGGCAATCGATACAGGCGAACACAGCAACGCACAGCCTTATAACCAAGAACGTGACCTCCAATTCTACGAATATCCGGGAATTGAACTCAGCTTCATTCATGCAAAACGCAATCAATTTTATTTGTTCACGCCAAATATCGTGCACATCACCAATATTGAAAATGATGACAGCCAACCAGTAAGAAAACTGGTGGTGAAGATTCACAACGATTTACTGGAAGCCAAATAA